The nucleotide window TAGCGTGCCAGGCTCACGGAGCCCAGGAATTTAATACCCAGATCAGAGCGATGGCCACGGCTGAGGTCTAGGTTGAGGTCATGGGGATATGGGGAAGTTTTCGATCCGGCACCACTCTCGCACTGACAGTCGCGCTCTTGATTGGCGTCACGAGTTGCGCTGCGTCCCCACCAGAAGTCGACACCACCCCGACCGCCAGCAGCACAACCGCTGCAAGGCCCACAGCGAGCGCGACGCCCAGCGCCACTGCACCATCCACGCCCACACCGACATCCGTCACGGTCCCGGCCGCCGCCTGCGACACCGCACTCAGCACCGCCGAGTATGACCAATTCGCCACCGACGGGCTGACCTTTCGTGCCGAGACCCCGAATGCCAACCTGGATTCGCTGATGCAAGGCGGTGGCATCCGGTGCCTCTGGCGCCTCCCGAACAGCGACATCGAGGCCTGGTACGCCCAGTGGCCCAGTGACCAGGCCACCTGGGACGCATCGACCGCGCAGTTGATCGCCGACGGAGCCACGGAATCCACGGACGGGTACGCCGGCGTGGTGCAATCCGAGTACAACTCGGCGCTCACCTTCCGGGACGGAACCGTGTACTACGCCAGTCCCGCACGGCTGTTCGCCTCGGTGCTCGCGCTGCAGTAGGCCTGGGTCAGTGCTCCTCGTCGGGCACGTAGGTGAGGATGTCGCCGGGCTGGCAGCCCAGCACGGCACAGATGGCGTCGAGGGTGGAGAACCGCACGGCCTTGGCACGGCCGTTCTTGAGGATCGACACGTTCGCCACGGCCAGGCCGATACCGGCGGCCAGGTCAGTCACCGACATCTTCTTCTTCGCCAGCTCCACATCGAGGTTGATCACGATCGCCATCAGATGACCTCG belongs to Cryobacterium sp. SO2 and includes:
- a CDS encoding helix-turn-helix transcriptional regulator, whose protein sequence is MAIVINLDVELAKKKMSVTDLAAGIGLAVANVSILKNGRAKAVRFSTLDAICAVLGCQPGDILTYVPDEEH